The following are encoded in a window of Neomicrococcus lactis genomic DNA:
- a CDS encoding pyridoxamine 5'-phosphate oxidase family protein — MMFEHADDAPVLHLTEDQSWQLLDNTKHGRIAVYAGVEVDIFPVNYSTTDRVVYVRTAPGSKLTELTINPKVAFEADGILSDEAWSVIVHGEAKVLETEAEIEIARNSGVTPWVPTSKEFWVSITPTSVTGRHFVFGKQPEMDDEI, encoded by the coding sequence ATGATGTTCGAACACGCAGATGACGCCCCCGTCCTTCACCTCACCGAAGACCAGTCATGGCAGTTGCTGGATAACACGAAGCACGGCCGCATCGCGGTCTACGCGGGTGTTGAGGTAGACATTTTCCCGGTCAACTACTCCACGACGGACCGCGTGGTTTATGTACGCACGGCCCCTGGATCAAAGCTCACCGAACTCACCATCAACCCCAAGGTTGCTTTTGAAGCTGACGGCATCCTGAGCGATGAAGCTTGGTCCGTCATCGTGCACGGCGAAGCTAAGGTGCTCGAGACCGAGGCCGAGATTGAAATCGCTCGAAACTCCGGCGTGACCCCGTGGGTTCCCACCAGCAAGGAGTTCTGGGTCAGCATCACCCCGACCTCCGTCACGGGACGTCACTTCGTCTTCGGCAAGCAGCCGGAAATGGATGACGAGATCTAA
- a CDS encoding helix-turn-helix domain-containing protein translates to MKAIPLESGAEALAIGARLRAARQQKRLTMDQLAASTGLTKGFLSRVERDLTSPSVATLVSLCQALSIDVGSLFEEPPLKVVRRNEARKINLGGHGIDERLLTGHGERRVQVIRADIEPLGQGESELYSVDCELEVLHVVEGEFVVRFSKDTIHLYAGDTVTYPGREPHSWLNPTESKSVVLWTLVPAAAHSGRAAASY, encoded by the coding sequence ATGAAGGCCATTCCTTTGGAATCAGGCGCGGAAGCACTAGCGATTGGCGCGCGATTGCGTGCCGCGCGCCAACAAAAGCGCCTCACTATGGATCAACTCGCCGCATCGACCGGACTGACCAAAGGATTCTTGTCCAGGGTTGAACGAGACCTCACATCCCCTTCGGTGGCCACTCTCGTGAGCTTGTGCCAAGCGCTATCCATCGATGTTGGATCACTTTTCGAAGAGCCGCCGCTCAAGGTGGTGCGGCGCAATGAAGCCCGCAAAATAAACCTTGGCGGCCATGGCATCGACGAGCGATTGCTCACTGGTCACGGCGAGCGCCGCGTCCAAGTCATTCGCGCAGATATTGAACCCCTTGGCCAAGGTGAATCCGAGCTCTACAGTGTGGACTGTGAGCTTGAAGTGCTTCACGTGGTGGAAGGCGAATTTGTGGTGCGTTTCTCGAAGGACACCATCCATCTCTACGCGGGTGACACCGTGACTTACCCCGGGCGCGAACCGCACTCGTGGCTCAACCCCACCGAATCGAAATCCGTTGTCCTGTGGACTCTCGTGCCAGCGGCTGCGCACTCAGGGCGAGCTGCGGCGTCGTACTAA
- a CDS encoding inositol monophosphatase family protein — MTQDSSSAVSPNALDSASLRAVAIAAAQATGPGLRAAFRGGVTSREKTNAHDLVTDFDEDTERILADYLLNAYPESTFWGEEDTQSDSAGGAELEWIVDPIDGTSNFVHGIALFSVSIAATINQELVAAVVYDPIAEIVFSADEFGAYINDTKISREDDASQPLRSDERSLSLLTDYPSAEAIAEDGPLALEAFGDLVTTFATVRRPVSSAQSLAHVAAGWSDVWFGFGLKAWDIAAGAFIVQQAGGHFEAIGDATADTLAQRISEDDDVHPLTAPAYFALGPGVESETTYGWITRILEHRQRG, encoded by the coding sequence ATGACTCAGGATTCCAGCTCCGCCGTCTCCCCCAACGCTCTCGACTCTGCCTCGCTCCGGGCGGTCGCCATCGCTGCGGCTCAGGCCACCGGGCCCGGCTTGCGCGCGGCATTTCGCGGCGGCGTGACGTCCCGCGAAAAGACCAATGCTCATGACCTCGTGACGGACTTCGATGAGGACACAGAACGGATCCTGGCGGACTATTTGCTCAACGCTTATCCCGAGTCAACGTTCTGGGGCGAAGAGGACACGCAGTCTGATTCAGCAGGCGGAGCCGAGCTCGAATGGATTGTGGACCCCATTGACGGCACCTCAAACTTCGTTCACGGCATTGCACTGTTTTCCGTTTCCATTGCCGCCACTATCAATCAAGAACTCGTGGCGGCGGTGGTCTATGACCCGATCGCGGAGATCGTGTTCTCTGCGGATGAGTTCGGGGCCTACATCAATGACACCAAGATTTCGCGCGAAGACGACGCTAGCCAGCCACTGCGCAGCGACGAACGTTCGCTGAGTTTGCTCACGGATTACCCGTCCGCCGAGGCGATTGCCGAGGATGGGCCGCTCGCCCTCGAGGCGTTCGGCGATCTGGTCACGACGTTCGCAACCGTCCGCCGACCCGTGAGTTCGGCCCAATCGCTGGCGCACGTTGCCGCCGGTTGGTCCGATGTCTGGTTCGGCTTCGGGTTGAAGGCGTGGGACATTGCCGCAGGCGCCTTCATTGTCCAGCAGGCGGGCGGCCATTTCGAGGCGATCGGTGACGCCACCGCGGACACCCTGGCACAGCGAATCTCGGAGGACGACGACGTTCACCCACTCACAGCCCCGGCCTACTTCGCGCTGGGCCCCGGTGTGGAATCAGAGACGACTTACGGGTGGATTACGCGGATTCTGGAGCATCGTCAGCGCGGGTAG
- a CDS encoding MFS transporter → MSQDPPVNSAHEAEEPMSQRQILKALTGVLASFFAAMVSITIISIALPRIMEELGGDQTAFAWMITATLLANAASTPIWGKLADLFNKKMLLQVSIVIFVVGSVLAGLASSIPLLLGARVIQGLGIGGLMALGMAVIGTMIPPRDRGKYSGYFGGVMAVSNAGGPLLGGLLVDSPLGWRASFWAGVPVCLIAMFLIQRTLHLKHVRRPVTIDWIGASLVTVIVSLLLIWASYVGKAGYFNWVSVETLWMVGGSIILIFVLIRVEKRAADPVIPLRIITQRTPALAILASIGIGIGMFGSGAFLGQYFQVAQQATPTMAGILTLPMIAGNLLGSVVSGQLISRYGRWKPYLVAGSIMNVLALSLLGTMNANTPYWILAVGMFVNGIGMGMMLQNLVLAVQNGVKVTEIGTASSSVAFFRTVGGAAGVAVLGSALSSQVQTYIYDGLRSAGIISPDGGGSPVSGASLDLRGLPEPVKVIVEQAFGDATSVVFVIAAAAALMALICVLAIKEVPLRKHL, encoded by the coding sequence GTGAGCCAGGATCCACCGGTGAATTCGGCGCATGAAGCCGAGGAGCCTATGAGCCAGAGGCAAATTCTTAAAGCACTCACTGGCGTGCTGGCCTCCTTCTTCGCAGCCATGGTGTCCATCACCATCATTTCCATCGCGCTCCCGCGCATCATGGAGGAGCTCGGCGGAGACCAGACCGCGTTCGCCTGGATGATCACTGCGACCCTCCTCGCGAACGCCGCGTCCACACCTATTTGGGGAAAGCTCGCTGACCTCTTCAACAAGAAAATGCTGCTGCAGGTCAGCATTGTGATCTTCGTGGTGGGCTCCGTCCTGGCGGGTCTGGCCTCTTCTATTCCTTTGCTGCTCGGCGCTCGTGTGATCCAAGGACTGGGCATCGGCGGTCTGATGGCGCTGGGCATGGCCGTGATCGGTACCATGATTCCGCCCCGAGACCGCGGAAAATATTCCGGTTACTTTGGCGGAGTTATGGCAGTGTCCAACGCGGGCGGACCGCTCTTAGGCGGCTTGCTGGTGGATTCCCCGTTGGGGTGGCGCGCGTCCTTCTGGGCCGGCGTACCGGTCTGCCTCATCGCCATGTTCTTGATCCAGCGGACCCTGCATTTGAAACATGTACGGCGCCCGGTGACCATCGACTGGATTGGGGCCTCGCTCGTCACGGTCATTGTGAGCCTGCTACTGATCTGGGCTTCTTATGTGGGCAAAGCTGGGTACTTCAACTGGGTCTCGGTTGAGACGTTATGGATGGTGGGTGGATCCATCATCTTGATCTTCGTGTTGATCCGGGTGGAAAAGCGCGCCGCGGATCCTGTCATTCCATTGCGCATCATCACGCAGCGCACTCCGGCTCTCGCAATTTTGGCGTCGATAGGCATCGGTATTGGAATGTTCGGCTCCGGAGCCTTCTTGGGCCAGTATTTTCAGGTGGCACAGCAGGCGACGCCGACGATGGCGGGCATTCTGACCTTGCCCATGATTGCGGGAAACCTCTTAGGTTCCGTGGTCTCAGGCCAATTGATTTCACGATACGGACGCTGGAAGCCGTACCTTGTGGCTGGCTCCATCATGAACGTCCTGGCACTCTCATTGCTAGGCACCATGAACGCGAATACTCCGTATTGGATCCTGGCCGTCGGCATGTTCGTAAACGGTATCGGCATGGGCATGATGTTGCAGAACTTGGTATTGGCCGTGCAGAACGGCGTCAAAGTCACCGAAATTGGCACCGCGAGCTCGTCCGTAGCGTTCTTCCGCACGGTCGGCGGCGCGGCCGGTGTTGCCGTCTTGGGCTCCGCCCTCTCGAGCCAAGTGCAAACCTATATTTACGACGGACTTCGCAGCGCCGGCATCATCTCACCGGACGGCGGCGGCTCACCCGTTTCCGGCGCCAGCTTGGACCTGCGTGGGCTGCCCGAACCGGTCAAGGTGATTGTGGAGCAAGCCTTCGGCGACGCCACCAGCGTGGTGTTTGTTATCGCCGCAGCGGCAGCCCTCATGGCACTGATCTGCGTGTTGGCCATCAAGGAAGTGCCGCTGCGCAAGCACCTCTAA
- the speB gene encoding agmatinase, giving the protein MKEIRIEANGKLGPINAAEIPRYAGAATYARLPRLDQVQQADLKIVGVPFDSGVSYRPGARFGANHIRESSRLIRPYNPAVDLSPFEHIQVADAGDMAVNPFNINEAIETVQQNALDLTADGSKLLTLGGDHTIALPLLRAASERAGEPVALLHFDAHLDTWDTYFGAEYTHGTPFRRAVEEGILDTEAISHVGTRGPLYGKKDLEDDRRFGFGIVTSSDVYYQGVTEVVDKLRQRIGNRPLYVSIDIDVLDPAHAPGTGTPEAGGITSRELLEILRGLRGMNLVGADIVEVAPAYDHAEITGVAGSHVAYDLISLFADQARLANETAAGSGA; this is encoded by the coding sequence ATGAAGGAAATTCGCATCGAAGCGAACGGCAAATTGGGACCCATCAACGCGGCGGAGATCCCGCGCTACGCGGGAGCGGCAACCTATGCGCGCCTGCCACGTCTTGATCAAGTGCAGCAAGCAGACCTGAAAATCGTCGGCGTCCCTTTCGACTCCGGCGTCTCCTACCGTCCCGGCGCGCGTTTCGGCGCCAACCACATCCGCGAATCCTCGCGACTCATCCGCCCGTACAACCCAGCCGTGGACTTGAGCCCGTTCGAGCACATTCAGGTGGCGGACGCGGGAGACATGGCCGTCAACCCATTCAATATCAACGAAGCTATTGAAACCGTTCAGCAGAACGCCTTGGACCTCACCGCCGACGGCTCCAAGCTGCTGACCTTAGGTGGCGACCACACCATTGCGCTGCCACTCTTGCGCGCAGCTAGCGAGCGAGCAGGCGAGCCTGTGGCATTACTGCACTTCGACGCTCACCTCGACACGTGGGACACCTACTTCGGCGCCGAATACACGCACGGCACCCCGTTCCGTCGCGCTGTTGAAGAGGGCATCTTGGACACCGAGGCGATCTCGCACGTCGGTACGCGCGGCCCGCTCTACGGCAAGAAGGACCTCGAGGATGACCGTCGCTTCGGCTTCGGCATCGTCACGAGCTCTGACGTGTACTACCAGGGCGTGACCGAGGTTGTGGACAAGCTGCGCCAGCGCATCGGCAACCGTCCGCTCTACGTTTCTATTGACATCGACGTCCTGGATCCAGCGCACGCGCCGGGCACCGGTACGCCTGAAGCCGGCGGCATCACTTCGCGCGAGCTCCTCGAGATTTTGCGCGGCCTACGCGGCATGAACCTCGTGGGCGCTGACATCGTGGAGGTCGCTCCCGCCTATGACCACGCCGAAATCACCGGTGTGGCAGGATCGCACGTAGCGTATGACTTGATCTCACTTTTTGCGGATCAGGCGCGGCTTGCGAATGAAACCGCTGCCGGTTCCGGCGCTTGA
- a CDS encoding thiamine pyrophosphate-binding protein, translated as MTNANDTVVAQRNGGDLVVETLEALGAKTVFGIPGQHALGLFDALSRSNLQFVSSRVENNAAFAADGYSRATGEVGVLFLSTGPGALTSLAGLQEAYATSVPMVVVASQIPLSGLGARRKGMLHQLDDQKASAANVTKSQRTVHHASGIPSAIQDAWADAITVPQGPVWIEVPQDVLLAEVFVPPVDDALAEAYEHPPRLELVDEAVRWLSEAERPAIVAGGGVRRSGGMDALLAVAEKMDAPVICTPGGNGAFPWTHPLSLQSWIEDRYTTELLEEADVLLVVGSSLGEVSSNYFTLTPRGRLIQIDAEPRVLESNVPALGIRADAKVALEYLSDALTNAGQDATAGTGTITRNWAPLFETNDSADSSASATSVSPAEAVSRVLQQVQERLDSQDLIKERKFMADIRAAVPDGMHTFWDMTIAAYWGWSCWDARSGEFHSAQGAGGLGFGFPSAIGGAMGLAVHGNRDAEGDETPSRVLAVAGDGSSMYSIAELATAKQHNVPVTWLIVDDGGYGILREYMEGTFGKATATELTRPDFVALAESFGVPAQRVAVENVGQALTEAFAGEGPNVVVVETLLKMFAPTHLDEVEDTQADSA; from the coding sequence ATGACAAACGCTAATGACACTGTGGTTGCTCAGCGCAACGGTGGAGACCTTGTAGTTGAGACCCTCGAGGCACTTGGCGCCAAGACGGTCTTCGGTATTCCAGGCCAGCACGCGCTCGGCTTGTTCGATGCACTTTCGCGCTCCAACCTGCAGTTCGTGTCCTCCCGCGTGGAAAACAACGCCGCCTTCGCTGCCGATGGCTACTCGCGCGCCACGGGCGAAGTGGGCGTGCTGTTCCTGTCTACCGGCCCTGGCGCACTGACCTCCTTGGCTGGTTTGCAGGAAGCATATGCCACGTCCGTTCCCATGGTGGTAGTGGCATCCCAGATTCCACTGTCTGGCTTGGGCGCTCGCCGTAAGGGCATGTTGCATCAGCTCGATGACCAGAAGGCCTCGGCTGCCAACGTCACGAAATCGCAGCGCACGGTGCACCACGCATCCGGCATTCCTTCCGCGATTCAAGACGCTTGGGCTGACGCCATCACGGTGCCGCAAGGTCCCGTGTGGATTGAGGTTCCGCAGGACGTACTTCTCGCTGAGGTCTTTGTTCCTCCCGTGGATGATGCTTTGGCCGAAGCGTACGAGCATCCTCCTCGCCTTGAGCTCGTGGATGAAGCCGTTCGCTGGCTCTCAGAAGCCGAACGCCCAGCCATTGTGGCCGGCGGCGGCGTGCGCCGCTCTGGTGGTATGGACGCGTTGCTGGCCGTGGCGGAGAAGATGGACGCTCCCGTGATCTGCACGCCTGGCGGCAACGGCGCGTTCCCTTGGACGCACCCACTGTCCTTGCAGTCCTGGATTGAGGACCGCTACACCACGGAACTACTCGAAGAAGCAGACGTCTTGTTGGTGGTGGGCTCTTCGCTCGGCGAAGTCTCCTCCAACTACTTCACGCTGACCCCGCGCGGTCGCCTGATTCAGATTGACGCCGAGCCTCGCGTGCTCGAGTCCAACGTGCCGGCCCTCGGTATTCGTGCCGACGCTAAAGTGGCTCTCGAGTACTTGTCTGATGCGCTGACCAACGCCGGTCAGGATGCAACGGCAGGCACGGGAACCATCACCCGCAACTGGGCTCCGCTTTTCGAGACGAATGACTCCGCGGACTCTTCGGCTTCAGCAACGTCCGTGTCGCCAGCTGAGGCCGTTTCGCGAGTCCTTCAGCAGGTGCAAGAGCGCCTAGACTCTCAGGACCTGATCAAGGAACGCAAGTTCATGGCGGACATCCGTGCCGCGGTGCCAGATGGCATGCACACGTTCTGGGATATGACGATTGCTGCGTACTGGGGCTGGAGCTGCTGGGACGCACGTTCTGGCGAGTTCCACTCGGCTCAAGGCGCCGGCGGATTGGGCTTTGGTTTCCCGAGCGCTATCGGTGGAGCCATGGGCTTGGCTGTCCACGGTAACCGGGATGCTGAGGGGGACGAAACCCCATCACGAGTTCTCGCGGTAGCTGGTGACGGTTCCTCGATGTACTCCATCGCCGAACTTGCCACCGCCAAGCAACACAACGTGCCGGTCACCTGGCTCATTGTGGATGATGGCGGCTATGGCATCCTCCGCGAATACATGGAGGGCACGTTCGGTAAGGCAACCGCCACCGAACTCACCCGCCCAGACTTCGTAGCGCTCGCAGAATCCTTCGGCGTGCCCGCTCAGCGCGTGGCCGTCGAGAACGTGGGCCAAGCGCTCACGGAAGCGTTCGCAGGGGAAGGCCCCAACGTCGTCGTAGTGGAAACGCTACTGAAAATGTTCGCGCCAACTCATCTGGACGAAGTAGAGGACACGCAAGCCGACTCCGCATAG
- a CDS encoding FAD-binding dehydrogenase, with amino-acid sequence MRASTQRDPHTSADVIVIGAGLAGLVAACEVVDAGQTVLILDQEGPNNLGGQAWWSFGGLFLVDSPEQRRLGVKDSLELARRDWELTAGFDRPEDYWPRLWAQKYVEWAAGEKRAWLRERGVSFFPVVGWAERGERGGIGNTVPRFHITWGTGPGLLKPFIERILRAASTGQVRFGWRHRFHQLHLDSETGAVTGVSGEILAPDNAERGEATSREVVGSFNLSCPRVIIATGGIGGNPDKVREAWPERLGSAPEHFLTGVPAYVDGSGIEAVERSGGRVINRDRMWHYTEGVENWGPVWPNHGIRILPGPSSLWLDAEGNRLPDRLWPGFDTLGTLTHLRHTGHDYSWFILNRDIIGKEFALSGSEQNPDLTDKSVRDVLRRARTDMPDPVRAFVYQGADFVMADSVRDLADEMNQLTGEGLIDVEQLEAIVAERDAGASSAGVDAQADAVREARAYSGDRLIRTVAPNKLVDPASGPLIAVRLHVLTRKTLGGLETDLNGRVLRDGGDPVPGLFAAGEASGFGGGGVHGYRSLEGTFLGGCLFSGRKAGRSATRADDAPESA; translated from the coding sequence ATGAGAGCTAGCACACAGCGAGACCCGCATACCAGCGCCGACGTCATTGTCATTGGCGCAGGACTTGCGGGTCTCGTTGCCGCATGTGAGGTAGTTGATGCCGGCCAGACGGTCCTGATTCTGGACCAAGAAGGCCCCAATAATCTGGGCGGTCAAGCTTGGTGGAGCTTCGGCGGATTGTTCCTCGTGGACTCGCCAGAACAGCGCCGCTTGGGCGTCAAAGATTCGCTCGAGTTAGCCCGCCGAGACTGGGAGCTGACCGCCGGTTTCGACCGGCCGGAGGACTACTGGCCACGGCTCTGGGCGCAAAAGTACGTGGAGTGGGCCGCTGGCGAAAAACGCGCGTGGCTGCGCGAACGCGGCGTCTCCTTCTTCCCCGTGGTGGGATGGGCGGAACGCGGCGAGCGCGGCGGAATCGGCAACACGGTGCCGCGCTTTCACATCACGTGGGGCACCGGTCCGGGACTGCTCAAACCGTTTATCGAGCGGATTCTGCGGGCTGCGTCCACGGGCCAAGTGCGGTTCGGGTGGCGGCACCGTTTTCACCAACTGCACCTCGACTCAGAGACCGGTGCTGTGACTGGCGTTTCGGGCGAGATCTTGGCTCCGGACAATGCCGAGCGCGGCGAGGCGACGTCCCGCGAGGTGGTGGGTTCATTCAATCTTTCGTGCCCTCGCGTCATCATCGCGACGGGTGGCATCGGCGGAAACCCGGACAAGGTGCGGGAAGCATGGCCGGAGCGATTGGGCTCGGCGCCGGAGCACTTCCTCACGGGAGTGCCGGCCTACGTTGACGGCTCCGGAATTGAAGCCGTGGAGCGTTCCGGCGGACGCGTCATCAACCGCGACCGCATGTGGCACTACACCGAGGGCGTGGAGAACTGGGGTCCCGTATGGCCCAACCACGGAATCCGAATTCTCCCCGGGCCCAGCTCCTTATGGCTCGATGCCGAAGGTAACCGTCTCCCGGACCGCTTGTGGCCAGGCTTCGATACCTTGGGCACGCTCACGCATTTGCGGCACACGGGCCACGACTATTCGTGGTTTATCCTCAACCGGGACATCATCGGCAAGGAGTTCGCGCTCTCCGGGTCCGAACAGAATCCTGACCTGACGGACAAGTCGGTGCGGGACGTCCTGCGGCGGGCACGAACGGATATGCCTGATCCGGTGCGTGCGTTTGTGTATCAGGGCGCCGACTTCGTTATGGCTGATTCGGTGCGAGACCTGGCCGATGAAATGAACCAGCTCACTGGCGAGGGACTCATTGACGTCGAACAGCTGGAGGCGATCGTCGCTGAGCGTGATGCCGGAGCTTCGTCAGCGGGTGTTGATGCCCAAGCGGACGCCGTGCGAGAAGCGCGTGCTTACTCGGGGGACCGGCTCATCCGAACGGTCGCCCCCAACAAGCTCGTTGATCCTGCCTCCGGACCACTGATTGCCGTGCGCCTTCACGTGCTGACGCGCAAGACGCTCGGCGGACTGGAGACGGATCTGAACGGCCGCGTGCTGCGCGACGGAGGAGACCCGGTCCCAGGACTCTTCGCGGCCGGCGAGGCTTCTGGCTTCGGCGGAGGCGGCGTCCACGGATATCGCTCTCTCGAGGGGACGTTCTTGGGCGGCTGCCTGTTTAGTGGGAGGAAGGCTGGACGTTCGGCTACCCGCGCTGACGATGCTCCAGAATCCGCGTAA
- a CDS encoding App1 family protein gives MALLRNSDFWDDPAVKLEDGWNAFRLRRAEERDWVQTVFAFRGYGLSNAWIRVMARVVMAREEAFEHGLPLPNVVTDGVRGWRNFTSPPVPYAEVTIKIGDKEFTVDADRGGVVDTRIRAELPVGWHTIELTANGGEHSHAHVYVIDQDQTMGIISDIDDTVVVTALPRPLLAAWNSFVLDEHARNPTPGMAVMMERLAQHHVHAPVIYLSTGAWNVAQTLQRFLRRNLYPKGPLLLTDWGPTEGRWFRSGMQHKVNQLRRLADEFPNIKWLLIGDDGQHDPEIYAEFARRYPDHVEAIVIRQLTPSEAVLAGGRSEEMMGSTPGTPWIYEPDGAKIATKLEKLGLLPAARADAQMGANDDASSL, from the coding sequence ATGGCTCTTTTGAGGAACTCAGATTTCTGGGATGACCCCGCAGTCAAGCTCGAGGACGGCTGGAATGCTTTCCGATTGCGTCGCGCTGAAGAACGCGATTGGGTGCAGACTGTCTTCGCCTTCAGAGGCTACGGTCTTTCGAATGCGTGGATCCGTGTCATGGCACGCGTGGTGATGGCTCGTGAGGAAGCCTTTGAGCACGGTCTGCCGTTGCCGAATGTGGTGACGGATGGCGTGCGCGGCTGGCGCAACTTCACTTCGCCTCCGGTCCCTTACGCAGAGGTCACCATCAAGATTGGCGACAAAGAATTTACGGTGGACGCGGACCGTGGTGGCGTGGTGGACACCCGCATTCGGGCAGAGTTGCCTGTCGGCTGGCACACCATTGAACTGACCGCGAATGGCGGCGAGCATTCCCACGCCCACGTGTACGTCATTGATCAAGATCAGACCATGGGCATCATTTCTGATATTGATGACACCGTGGTGGTGACGGCTCTTCCGCGTCCGTTGCTCGCAGCATGGAACTCGTTTGTGCTGGATGAGCACGCGCGTAACCCCACTCCCGGCATGGCTGTGATGATGGAGCGACTCGCCCAGCATCACGTGCATGCGCCGGTCATTTACCTCTCTACGGGCGCTTGGAACGTCGCGCAGACGCTGCAGCGCTTCCTCAGACGCAATCTGTACCCGAAGGGTCCGCTGTTGCTCACGGATTGGGGACCTACTGAGGGCCGCTGGTTCCGTTCCGGCATGCAGCACAAGGTGAACCAGTTGCGGCGTTTGGCGGACGAGTTCCCGAACATCAAATGGCTACTCATTGGTGATGACGGTCAGCATGACCCGGAGATTTATGCGGAGTTTGCGCGTCGCTATCCGGATCATGTTGAGGCCATTGTCATTCGCCAGCTCACCCCGTCTGAAGCGGTGCTCGCCGGTGGTCGTTCTGAAGAAATGATGGGCTCCACTCCGGGGACGCCGTGGATTTATGAGCCAGACGGCGCCAAAATCGCGACGAAATTGGAGAAGCTGGGCTTGCTTCCCGCTGCTCGTGCGGATGCGCAAATGGGCGCGAACGACGACGCTAGCTCGCTCTAA
- a CDS encoding acyl-CoA thioesterase — translation MNRIIVDVPMRWGDMDAYGHINNVNSVRLMEEARVHAFGVPGGTGRDGVPAQASFLNDVPAGTQVLVVDHRVKYLAPLEYRNVPVRVEVWLANIKGASFDVCYEFFDPVENTLCIKANSTLAFFATDTQRLLRITPDEKRRLERFSGPPIFGERKSS, via the coding sequence GTGAATCGAATTATTGTGGACGTCCCCATGCGTTGGGGTGACATGGATGCGTACGGGCATATCAATAACGTCAATAGCGTGCGCCTCATGGAAGAAGCTCGCGTTCACGCTTTTGGTGTGCCAGGCGGTACGGGGCGCGATGGCGTCCCGGCGCAAGCATCATTCTTGAATGATGTCCCTGCAGGCACGCAAGTGCTGGTGGTTGATCATCGTGTGAAGTATTTGGCACCGTTGGAATACCGCAACGTCCCGGTGCGCGTCGAAGTGTGGCTCGCCAATATCAAGGGCGCGAGCTTTGACGTTTGCTACGAATTTTTTGACCCAGTGGAGAACACCTTATGCATTAAGGCCAATTCCACTCTCGCGTTCTTCGCAACGGACACCCAACGTCTGTTGCGGATTACACCTGATGAGAAGCGGAGGCTGGAGAGATTCTCCGGCCCTCCGATCTTCGGTGAAAGGAAGTCCTCATGA